GTGGTGGCGCAGATAGGCCTTGAAGCGTTTCACCAGTGCCAGCGCGTCCTTCAGCAGATCGCGCTCCAGCGTGGACAGCCGCTCCGGGTACAGCAGGTTGCTGGCGGCGCGGCCATCGGCCAGCTCCGCCAGGCCGTGGCTCAGGCGCAGGCCGAGCAGGAAGGACAGCGCCTCGCCCACGTCGTTGGCCAGCTCGCGTTCCAGCACGCCACGGTCGGCCAGCTGCTGCAGGCGGTCGAAGGTGTTGCAGGCGCTCACGCCGTGGCGCAGGGCCAGTGCGCGGATGCCGTGCACGATGGGAAAGATGCCGCCTTTCTTGATGTCCAGCGTGGCGGCGCCATCCTTCTCGCGGGTCAGCAGCTGGGCGAAGAAGCCCAGCGGGGTGTCGAATTGTTCGATGGCGCGGGCAAAGCGGGCGTAGAAGCTTTCGTCGTCGGACAGCAGGCTGGCCAGGTACTGCCGGCACTGCAGCAGCAGCGCAGGGTCGCCGGCCACCGCCTCGGCATCCACGAAAATCGCCAGGTTCATCAGCGTGTCGCCATCGGGGGTGATGACCCAGTGGTACAGCTGGTCGCGCATCGCCTGCTCGTGGCGGCACCATTGCGGGCTGCTCAGCATGATGCCGCCGGGGCAGGGCGGGTAGCCGAAGCGTGCCAGCGTGTCGCTGAACCGGCTGCAGGCAGTGGCGATGTCCGGGTGCTCGAAGCCATCGCGGATCAGCAGCGCGTTGTCCTGGTCGGTCTTGAGAATCTGCTCGCCGCGGCCTTCCGAGCCCATTACCAGCAGGCAGCTGTTGGCCACCAGTTCCGGCGGGGCGATCAGCTGCCAGGCGCGTTCGAACAGCCGCGCGTTCAGCGCCTGCACCAGGCGCCCCAACTGCGGCGCCTTCACGCCGTGGCTGGAGAGGATGCTTACCAGACGGGTGATCTGCTCGGCGATCTGGGCCAGCTCGTCCAGCGTTTCGGCACGGTCCAGCCGCTGGGCGATCAGGTGCGAGTGGTTGGAGAAGTAGGACAGGATGTCCACCTGCGCCAGGATGCCCACTGGCTCGCCGTGATCCATCACCACCAGGCGGCGGATGTTGCGCTGGGTCATGGTGAGCAGGGCGTT
This Vogesella sp. LIG4 DNA region includes the following protein-coding sequences:
- a CDS encoding putative nucleotidyltransferase substrate binding domain-containing protein; its protein translation is MSRFDFSHPPFTHLSNAEQQTLENAADIVFFDDEELILAPGQPVDALYVVIKGVVREMADDEVIAVYKQRDSFDARSMVSGQSATRFVVHEEALVFALPRATILALTESNPAFGAYFFASISQKFGAMARESGNRELQTLLTATVRDACSRLPVFADGNDSILDAARLMKQRKSKSILVRHGEQLGMFTTTDFRDIILSDTPSSTALHRVCHFNLITVDIDDFLFNALLTMTQRNIRRLVVMDHGEPVGILAQVDILSYFSNHSHLIAQRLDRAETLDELAQIAEQITRLVSILSSHGVKAPQLGRLVQALNARLFERAWQLIAPPELVANSCLLVMGSEGRGEQILKTDQDNALLIRDGFEHPDIATACSRFSDTLARFGYPPCPGGIMLSSPQWCRHEQAMRDQLYHWVITPDGDTLMNLAIFVDAEAVAGDPALLLQCRQYLASLLSDDESFYARFARAIEQFDTPLGFFAQLLTREKDGAATLDIKKGGIFPIVHGIRALALRHGVSACNTFDRLQQLADRGVLERELANDVGEALSFLLGLRLSHGLAELADGRAASNLLYPERLSTLERDLLKDALALVKRFKAYLRHHFRLGAMA